The following are encoded together in the Gemmatimonadaceae bacterium genome:
- a CDS encoding CbbQ/NirQ/NorQ/GpvN family protein, translated as MHTMDIGDQRGYQRLEREPYYLSTGSEVDVFARCHQRGLPVMLKGPTGCGKTRFVEHMAWKLGRPLVTIACHDDLSASDLTGRYIIRGDEAIWIDGPLTTAVRIGAICYLDEVVEARQDTIVVIHPLTDDRRILPIEKTGELVGAAEGFQLVISYNPGYQHAIKDLKPSTRQRFVTLSFDFPAPNVEAEIVRHESGVRPAVAKALVELGRRVRHLKEQGLVEGPGTRLLVSAARLIADGISPSEACRSAIIGPLTDDPDLVVAIDDVVAATM; from the coding sequence ATGCATACAATGGACATCGGCGACCAGCGCGGATATCAGCGTCTCGAGCGCGAGCCATACTATTTGTCGACGGGCAGCGAGGTCGACGTCTTCGCGCGCTGTCATCAACGCGGGCTGCCGGTGATGCTCAAGGGACCGACGGGCTGCGGGAAGACGCGGTTCGTCGAACACATGGCGTGGAAGCTCGGCCGCCCGCTCGTGACGATCGCGTGTCACGACGACCTGTCGGCCAGCGACCTCACCGGGCGATACATCATTCGGGGCGACGAAGCGATCTGGATCGACGGTCCGTTGACGACCGCGGTGCGCATCGGCGCGATCTGTTATCTCGACGAGGTCGTCGAGGCGCGCCAGGATACGATCGTCGTGATCCACCCGCTCACCGACGATCGCCGCATTCTGCCGATCGAGAAGACCGGCGAGCTGGTCGGCGCAGCGGAGGGATTTCAGCTCGTCATCTCGTACAACCCGGGCTATCAGCACGCGATCAAAGACCTGAAGCCCAGCACGCGTCAACGGTTCGTGACATTGAGCTTCGATTTTCCGGCGCCGAATGTGGAGGCGGAAATCGTGCGTCACGAGAGCGGCGTGCGGCCCGCGGTCGCGAAGGCGCTCGTCGAGTTGGGGCGACGTGTGCGCCATCTCAAGGAACAGGGGCTCGTCGAAGGGCCAGGGACGCGTCTCCTCGTCTCCGCGGCGCGCTTGATCGCCGATGGAATTTCGCCGAGCGAGGCGTGCCGGTCGGCGATCATCGGACCGCTCACCGATGATCCGGATCTCGTCGTCGCGATCGACGACGTCGTCGCCGCGACGATGTGA
- a CDS encoding VWA domain-containing protein, whose protein sequence is MQGISWRARPRRWLLKARHRIRSGFQGWRERLVRRVGPRHEAVPLEDVHRRLELFLTALYGRAISISPLSDAHSRGVSLRARARFGLGVGPAMARCEGDNVLLPSHLEMRADAPALTRYRLLALEQAERLARGTVAVALPSDMLERDLYLMREGATIDARIARDHHGMAELLERERRDAAAHRPSIGRMSEVERAVELRLRALLVSRPDELEEPSLNPEASLAWAREEARTIRASRARYRGLPLAPIWGEPPSGERARNTDAKPDDKRDQQDSTRPSDDGPPTEAAAADSAESSSEEHEADTSEESERPTEVPGEPTAESQDDSAWNAPAELQLGAPDDLPPPTHYDEWSVDRGAYVRRAVAVRVHKPRSGDDAWIRAAMNEHGATVRRIRHQFEKFRARRTLLRRQRAGSELDSDALVEAAVDRRIGRPFDDRLYVDARPARRGVAIAVLIDASNSTDRPLGHGQRIIDVERIASFLASEALDALGDLYAIYSFGGQGASNVKLSVIKDFSEPNGRSVHERIGAIEPDGFTRLGAAIRHATAQLARQSAGHRLLLILSDGRPHDIDYQDRYGVEDTRQAVFEARASGVFPYCLTVDADASEYLPRLFGRAGHTVLRQPEHLPKALLAVVNALLARAR, encoded by the coding sequence ATGCAGGGCATCTCGTGGCGCGCTCGGCCGCGCCGGTGGCTTCTCAAGGCGCGGCACCGCATTCGGTCGGGTTTCCAGGGGTGGCGCGAGCGGCTGGTCCGTCGCGTCGGTCCGCGACACGAGGCGGTGCCGCTCGAGGACGTCCATCGGCGCCTCGAGCTGTTTCTGACGGCGCTCTATGGTCGTGCGATATCCATCTCGCCGCTTTCGGATGCCCACTCACGTGGCGTGTCACTGCGCGCGCGCGCCCGATTCGGGCTCGGCGTGGGTCCGGCGATGGCTCGCTGCGAAGGTGACAACGTCCTGCTGCCGAGTCACCTCGAGATGCGGGCCGACGCGCCGGCGCTGACGCGGTATCGGCTGCTCGCCCTCGAGCAGGCGGAGCGACTCGCGCGCGGGACGGTCGCGGTCGCCCTGCCGAGCGACATGCTCGAGCGCGACCTGTATCTCATGCGCGAAGGAGCGACGATCGATGCGCGCATTGCGCGCGACCACCACGGTATGGCCGAGCTGCTCGAGCGGGAGCGTCGCGATGCGGCGGCACATCGCCCTTCGATCGGGCGGATGAGCGAAGTCGAACGCGCGGTCGAGTTGCGGTTGCGCGCGCTCCTGGTGTCGAGGCCGGACGAGCTCGAAGAACCGTCGCTGAATCCCGAGGCGTCGCTCGCGTGGGCACGCGAGGAAGCGCGAACGATTCGCGCGTCGCGGGCGCGCTACCGCGGGTTGCCGCTCGCGCCGATTTGGGGCGAGCCGCCTTCGGGTGAACGTGCGCGCAACACCGACGCGAAGCCCGACGACAAGCGCGACCAACAGGACTCCACGCGTCCATCAGACGACGGACCGCCGACGGAGGCCGCCGCCGCGGATTCCGCGGAGTCATCGAGCGAGGAGCACGAGGCCGACACTTCAGAAGAATCTGAACGTCCGACCGAGGTGCCCGGCGAGCCTACCGCCGAGAGCCAGGACGATTCGGCGTGGAACGCGCCCGCGGAATTGCAGCTCGGAGCGCCCGACGATTTGCCGCCGCCGACGCACTACGACGAGTGGAGTGTCGATCGCGGCGCGTACGTGCGCCGCGCCGTCGCCGTGCGGGTTCACAAACCGCGCAGTGGAGATGACGCGTGGATCCGCGCGGCGATGAACGAGCACGGTGCGACGGTACGGCGCATTCGCCACCAGTTCGAAAAGTTTCGCGCGCGGCGCACGCTGCTGCGCCGGCAGCGCGCCGGGTCGGAGCTCGACAGCGATGCGCTCGTCGAGGCCGCGGTGGATCGGCGCATCGGCCGGCCGTTCGACGATCGGTTGTATGTCGACGCTCGGCCGGCGCGACGCGGTGTCGCAATCGCCGTGCTCATCGACGCCAGCAACTCCACCGACCGGCCGCTCGGACACGGTCAGCGCATCATCGACGTCGAGCGCATCGCATCGTTTCTCGCGAGCGAAGCCCTCGACGCGCTCGGCGACCTCTACGCGATCTATTCGTTCGGCGGGCAGGGCGCCTCGAACGTGAAGTTGTCGGTAATCAAGGACTTCAGTGAGCCGAACGGGCGCAGCGTTCACGAGCGCATCGGCGCCATCGAGCCGGACGGATTCACCCGGCTCGGCGCCGCGATTCGGCACGCGACCGCGCAACTGGCGCGGCAGTCGGCGGGGCATCGCCTGTTGCTCATTCTGTCCGACGGCAGGCCGCACGATATCGATTACCAGGATCGCTACGGTGTCGAGGATACGCGTCAAGCCGTGTTCGAGGCGCGCGCGTCGGGCGTGTTTCCATATTGTCTCACCGTTGATGCAGACGCGTCGGAGTATCTGCCGCGCTTGTTCGGGAGGGCAGGGCACACGGTGCTGCGCCAGCCGGAGCATTTGCCGAAGGCGCTGCTTGCCGTGGTGAACGCGTTGCTCGCCCGAGCGCGCTGA